In Rhinolophus sinicus isolate RSC01 linkage group LG01, ASM3656204v1, whole genome shotgun sequence, the genomic stretch GCCAGTAGTACATTTGTGTTCCAAGAGTTTTTTAAAACAGGTGGaaactttaacattttatttgtctgTAGTAGTACATAGGTAGCTGTGAATAaccattatttttcatcttttcaagtTCTGTAAAGGGGGGAATTTTTGCCTAAACATTATTGTGAGTGAATGAATTTTGtaaatttgttatttcttttagttATGCCTTTTTCATCATTCTGCTTTGTTAGttctttaaaagattttgaaatatatgtgCAGCTCTGtttcaaaaacagtttttctttgaTCAGAATATTGTAATTTAGCCTTGTTTCCTTACAGTTGGAATGTTAAAGAAATTCATCAGGCTGCTGACTATCTCAAAGTGGAAGAGGTGGTcactaaatgtaaaataaagatggaagattttgcttttattgctaATCCCTCTTCTACAGAGATATCTAGTATTACTGGAAACATTGAATTGAATCAACAGACTTGTCTCCTTACTCTACGAGATTATAACAGTCGGGagaaatcagaagtgtctgcagATTTAGTTCAGGCAAATCCTAAACAAGTGGCTTTAGCAAAGAAGTCATCtcaaactaaaaggaaaaagaaggctTTCAATTCCCAGAAAACAGGGCAGAATAAAACAGTGCAATATCCCAGTGACGTTTTAGAGAATGCATCTGTTGAATTATTCCTAGATGCAACTAAATTATCCACACCTGTGATAGAACAGGTTGCACAAAGAAATGATAATTCAGAACTCGAGTTGACATCAGTTGTGGAAAATACTTTTCCAGCACAAGATATTGTGCAAACTGTTACAGTGAAACGGAAACGTGGAAAATCACAGCCAAACTGTGCTCTGAAAGAACACTCTATGTCTAATATAGCCAGTGTCAAGAACTCTTATGAGCTGGAAAGCTCTGGGGAAGAGCTGGATCAGAGGTATTCCAAGGCCAAGCCAATGTGTAACACATGTGGGAAAGTGTTTTCAGAAGCCAGCAGCTTGAGAAGGCACATGAGAATACATAAAGGCGTCAAACCTTATGTTTGCCACTTGTGTGGAAAGGCATTTACCCAGTGTAACCAGCTGAAAACGCATGTAAGGACGCACACAGGTAAGACTGGTTTGTGGGAGATATAATTTTTGTTATACTGTGactgaaataataatacttttctaGAGAACATATTAATATACAGTGTTGACTATTTGTGACCAAAATTTGATCCATACTTGTATTCATAATAGAATTTAGCATGTTAGACTGTTGAAAATTTCTTTGTAATTGGGACCCAGTATTTAATGGCTGTTTTATTGTGATAAGTACTCTCAAGTCCTAATACATGAGCTCTTTATACCATTTTCTGTCATAGTTAAAATAAGCATAAATTTGGTTCTAGCTTACTATTTAACagagaaagatattaaaattggTGAAGAGTAAAAGTAGTTACAACCCAGGCCAATTCTCAGCTTTTGCCAACGTATCTCACCACCTGCTTCCTAGACTTTGTTGACTTCTAGAACATGTTTGTTAGCATTACACATACATTCCTTCCTCAGCTTCTACATTTACCTTTATTGGTGTACTTACGTTTGTACTTTTTAAGATGCAATGTGTATTCTTTCCTTGATGACTTTTCACTGTTACAAACTGAGAAACACTCGTTTCTTTTAACTCCACCAGTGTTTTCAATAGTCAATCAGGAAGAAGCGATCCTATTTGCTTTTTTCTAGCAATTGACATTTTCTGAACACCGAAACTAGTACTGTTGAGGAACTCTTGTGAAAGCTTATATGGCTtatgcaaataaaacagaatatttgtttCTAAACATAGATTTTATTTACTACTTCTTTTAGGTGAGAAGCCATACAAATGTGAATTGTGTGATAAAGGATTTGCTCAGAAATGCCAGCTAGTCTTCCATAGTCGCATGCATCATGGTGAGGAAAAACCCTATAAATGTGATGTATGCAACTTACAATTTGCAACTTCTAGCAATCTCAAGATTCATgcaaggtaaaaaacaaaaacaagaactgTTTGATCTCTGAGTCTGGCATTCATCATAGTCTTATGAATAGACTACTGTATTAGAATTCAGGGCAGTAGCGTTCCAATTGTGGTTCCACCAGCCAATATTCTCAGCACAGTCAAGGAACCACAAGGAGGGAGTCCgtgggggctggaggggaatGAGTGAGTGAGGGAAATAAGATCAGAATGGTGATAAGGCGTCCAGATGGTGTAGGGTTTTGTAGGCCATTATAAAGCTTTCACTCGTGAGACTGAGAAATGAGTGATGTGATCTTGCTTGCCTCTTCAGAGGATGACTCTGGCTGCTATATTAGGGAAAGATTATAGGGTCACAGAGTGGAAGTAAAGTTACCAGTTAGGAAGTTCTAGATAAAACACAAGTAAAAGTGATGGTTCAGCCAGAGAGGTAGCAATGGAAAAGATAAGTATTAGTCGGATTCTGGACATATTGTTAAATGAAGGACAAACAGAATTTCCTGCAGATTGGATGGGGCGTATGAAAGAGTAAAATCAAAGATAATTTTGAGGTTTTGAGCCTGGCCACCTGAAAAGATGGTATTGCCATGAACTGAAATGGAGAAATTTTGTGGATAGAGCAGTTTAAGCAGGAGTACAGGAGTCGTTGGAGTTCTGaatgttaaatttgagatgaCTGGTGGAGATCTCAGTGGAGATATACAATAGACGGTTGGTTCTGTACATCTGGAGTTAAGGGGGCTGCTTTGAGctaaagatataaatttgggggtCATCAACATACAGATAATATTCAAAGCCGTCACACTGGATGAGGTCACCAAGAGAGTGATTGTggatagaaaaagagatcaaagGACTGAGTCATGGGCATTCTAATTAAGAGTTCTGGGAGATGGGCAAGAACCAGCAGAGGTGACTAGGAAGGAGCAGCCAATACAGGAGAAAATCCAAAAGAGTGGGTTGCCTTGGAATCCAAGTGAAGGAAATGACTCCCGAAGGGAATGATCAGCTGTGTCAAATCCTGATGCCAGGGAGATGAAGACTGAGAATTGACTTGGATTTAGCAAAGTGAGAGGTCGGCAGTGCTCTTGATGAAAGCAGTGTTTTAGCAGAGGCGAGAAGAGAGAAGAAGTGAAAGTAGAACAGTTGAAAATTCAAGGTTTTGGTAAGcaggaacagaaaaatgaaggaGCAAGTGAAGTCAAGGGTCtgtattgtgttgtttttttaaggtggGAAACATCAGTATATTTGTATGCTACAATCCAATGGGGTGGGAAAAATGGGTGATGGAGAATGGAGGAAATTGCAGGAGTGATATCACTGAGTAGGCAAGGGGATAGTGTCTTAAGTATACAAAATGGGAGTAGTGGATTCAGATGAACTGTCACCCTCAGAATTAGCAAGAAGGAAAGTAAAATCTATAGGTACAGATGTCTAGATAGAAAGTTGTGGTGATAGGAATTTTCTGATTGCTTGAAATTTTTCTCAGTGAAACCGGAAGCAAGGACATCAGCTAAGAGAAGATGGGTGAGGAGGTGCTGGAAGTTTGAGGGAAGAGTTGTGAAGAGTCAGTGAATGCACAAGCAAAAATAATTGCCTGCAGTATTAGGGATGCACTTGACAACCATATAAAGATGATGGCAAAACTTTTGGAACTGGTCTCAGAGCTAACGTTTTTATAACaaccaaaacatttatttttgactGTATACATCGAAACTTGGTTTTAAATACATATGCTAGATCTgttaagatgaaatgaaataaaatattgtatgaaaAATGCTTGCTATATAGACTGACCTCCAAATTGTTTTACTTACCAacataaaactttatatttaCCTACTAACAGGAAGCATAGTGGAGAGAAGCCATATGTTTGTGATAGGTGTGGACAGAGATTTGCCCAGGCCAGCACACTGACCTATCACGTGCGTAGgcatactggagagaagccttatGTATGTGATACTTGTGGGAAGGCATTTGCTGTCTCTAGTTCTCTTATCACTCATTCTCGAAAACACACAGGTAAGAATTTGACATGGAGAGACTGCTTAAAATAAGGAAAGTTGTAAGAAAAAGAAGTTAAGCCTTTATAGAAAGTATATTGCAGACTTTGTAGTTACATATCTGTTGTGTTTGCACTTCTTGaatctttttatgtttatgattttcagatatatattagattaaaaaacaGACTTATTTCTAGTAGGTGAAATACATGGTGGGTGAAATTTTTTATCATATAACTTAATTTTGATAGTGTAtaaatttgagatattttatGACCTTAGACAAACTCTTAGCCTCttgaagtttcattttccttagaTAAAACTATGGGATGAAattaaggggtgggggtgggtttgGGTAGAACACTGATTTTGTTATAACTTCTTAGGACTTTTCATACAGACATTCTAAGATTTGCAAATTAAACAGATACTTCAAATGCTAAGtatcagttttgaaaaattctgttCAAAGATTCTAGCTTTTTGTAAGGTACATTTTTAATAGATCTATTCTAAATGAGTTTATTCATCTTTTAGTAATATAATAGACAGCAAGAATTGAAATACGGATCGATGAATGTATGTGTTTTTAATCATATAAAAATCAAACTTCTTGCCCAACTAGAAGGACATTtgcagaaataaagttttattatattaaaagcaTCAGATTACATGAACAGGgtaaaataattactaatattCATTTAGGTTGGATCACACTGAAAATACCTCTGAAGTACAATATAAAGaggttttaatttaatattttagaacaGCTTACTTAGATATTGTAATTGATAAATATTATATTGGTATAGTACACCACTTCgctatcttttattttccatctagGTGAAAAACCATACATATGTGGTATTTGTGGGAAAAGTTTTATTTCCTCAGGAGAACTCAACAAACACTTTCGATCCCATACAGGTCTGTGTTTAGGGAGAAcgtattattttttgttctctctaatttctttttatgtaaacCTTGACTTTTAAACCATTTTGGACTATATGGTATCTAGTCACACTCTAtctatatcaatattttaatgtataatatcaactttctatttgcttctttagtttttttagtTGTTTAGAGTGTGAATTAAATTTGGTTGAGAATTTTGTAGATTTTCTAAGAAATATGCCAGATtatcagtagtttttaaaaatgatttggattAAATTGCACAGAtataggaagaaatgaaaaggaaaagataataagataatattagatatttttaacAGTGTTCAGTATGCAagttttaggaataaattttaatagTGACATGTTTATTATAAGGTAATAAGTagtatgaagaaaatattgaaggtaaaaaaaattttaaacaggaaaatgcCACTTTGAAAATACGttgttttgacttttctttttaaaaattattcctcaTAATTCCTATCTAGAATAGTGTGAGCACCTAGGAGACATTTGATAAATTTATTGGCAACTTCTGTATTCTCATGCTCTTTAGTTTGCATTATAAAGCATTGTTCTTATTTCAACAGAATTATGTTGTAGCATTTTATTCTGTCAGtattttttaaggattttctAATTTGTAATCCTCCTGAGAGCAGAAACCGTAATTAtgctccccttctcccccccaggtactgtgtttccccaaaaataagactgggtcttacgttaatttttgctccaaaagacgcattaggccttatgttcaggggatgtcatcctgaacaatcatgctagggcttattttctggttaggtcttattttcggggaaacacagtgtatcTCTCATCCGGGTCTGGCATATAATTGGCACTCACTAAATGtctgatagaaataaaatattattcttttagtttaaaatttctgTTAATAAAAATGCTCGGTTTTCCCTGAAATGGCGATACTTTATGTACTTTATGTAAAGTAAAGGAGTACCAGTGTATGTAGAAGTTTTCATTTCACTATATTAAAACCAAgtgattaaaatggtaatatgAAACTAAATCTAAACAGTATAGTAAGGTTTGCAATGTGTTCATAAACGTTGATATTTTTGTCTTAGTTAACTTCCAAAATACTGAGGTTTTAAactttttaacttgtttttcagGAGAAAGACCATTTATCTGTGAATTATGTGGAAATTCTTACacagatattaaaaatttaaagaagcacAAAACAAAAGTCCATTCTGGTAAATGCTTATGTTTCTTAAAACATTTGGGGCTCTCATGTTGGtgctatttcttaaaatgttgagATGCACATTATAACagtttaaattagattttttaaaaactagatataCATATGAGGAAGGTAGTTTTATAATTTGCACATAAGTTCactctgaatttcttttcttattgaccttctaataaataatattaaaataaggaaatattttgtcCTTTAAATATCTGATTTATGAACAGTTTCAAAAATGAAGGACTGTATAGGCAAACTGTGTATCACGTTCCCCACACCAGAGTCTGGGTTGCCTAGAGTTTACTGTGGTTATATGAAGAAGGGCATCGTGAACACTAGTCCAGAAATATATCAGAGGAAATAAGGAAACGGGTAGTCCCAAAAtgttgtaatatataaaaatagaaagccaGACTACAAAATTTTAAGTCTGTTGCTTAAAATGAATCCTTGAAAAAGTTTCATTGTgtttaccattttctttcatcATGATTAGGAACACACTTCTTTAGTGTGAAGAGAGGATAGTAAGTCTTTgatagtaaatataaatataaagatttaattaGTAACATCTGAAAATTGTATTGaatcattaattcaacaaacatttattaaacacctctAGTGTACACATAACTGCAGGGTATATGAAGTTGAATAAGGCATAGTCCTAATCCTCCAAGAATTTATAATCTAGTGTGGGAGAACAGAAATCTACATAAATATGATTACAAGACAAAATGTAGGATATAATAGAGACACAGAAGTGCTGAAGAAGAGATTAAGTACTTCTGAGACGAGTATTGAAAGTCTTAATCCTGGAGAATTTGCAGGACGGAAAAGAGTTCAGAGCATGGAAATAGGAAAGGAAGGGTTCCTTCCAAGCAAAAAGGACATTGTGAAGAGAATCACTGGGATGAGAAAGCACAGGCTATATTCTTGGCTGGTTAAACTGAAAAGTCTGCAAGAACAGAGAGAATTACAATTTTATGAAAGCAAATCACAGTTTTGTCTAATGAGGACAGTGAGATTGAAATGTCAGTACTTTGCAGTGTCAGGAGTATAGTAAAGCTAGTGGAAAATTTGAAGGTTGTACCTTTAGTCAGTGTGATAACTATTCCTTTAAGTAGAGCAGAATTTGTTACCTCTGAAAACATATGAAAGTGCCATACCTCTGAACTTGAACTTAGAGAATAGTATGAACAACTCATTAATACAGTCAGTGAACAAATAGAGTATTTATTAAGTGTATAGCACTCTTGGGTGCTTTGAAGAAATTAGAGAAGTGTAACTTGACATTTACCCTCAAGGAATTTACAGTCTAGTAACCGTAAATTCAGGGCATACCTGAGTGTTAAAGAgcgatgagagagagagaggaccagccctgtggctcaggtggttggagagctgtgctcctaacgccgaggtcaccagttcgattctcacatgggccagtgagctgtgccctctacagctaagactgtgaacaacggctctccctggagttgggctgctgtgtgctgccatgagcggccagtggccagcatgagtggccagcagccggcgagaACTGCCGTGAGCTGATGACTGacgactggcgaccaactgcctcagcctgggggagcgcaaggctcataataccagcgtgggccagggagctgtgtcctacacagctagactgagaaacaagggcttgaaccagagtggaggGGAGACAGAAGAAAGGTGGGGGGGAAGATATCACAAGGCACTATATGAAACATTGACAAATGTGTGAcaaaacagatgagaaacagtTCACCCTGGTCTAGAATATTAAGTCCATTTTTATAATGGAGCTGGTGCTTGAACCTAGTCTGGAGGTCCATGTTGGATTTGTATAGGTAATGAGGAGGGCAAATCAGCAAAGAGAAACAGCATGAGTAAAAGGTCTGGTGGTTGGAGTGCAAGTTCTGGGAATGGTAAGATTCTACctcaaggtttttgttttgtttttaaagataatacagatttttttccccttccatttcAGGGGCAGATAAAATTCTAGATTCTAGTGTAGAGGATCATCCCTTGAGTGAACAAGATTCCATACAAAAAAGCCCTTTATCAGAAACTTTGGATGTGAAGCCTTCTGATATGACTTTACCACTAGCTCTTCCGCTTGGGACTGAGGATCACCACGTGCTTCTGCCTGTCACAGATAACCAGTCTCCTACATCGGATACATTGTTGAGGTCAACAGTGAATGGATATTCAGAACCACAGTTGATTTTTTTACAGCAATTGTACTGACTTTGTGAGGATTTATGGACTTGCTAAGACATCTCTGGtagtaaacaaatatttctggTAAAGTGCATATACTCAAATTACCTTTCATTTGAGTTGTGaccattatttttcattcactgaAGTAAAAGTACCTGATGCTGCATCATAACTGTGCAATGCCTGTTTTGATTTTTGGCTTTTATGTCTAGCTTATACACACAGCTTCTTAAGGACTGAATTATACTACAGTAGCACTATTTTAGGTGGTTACGTTTGATTTTCTCTTAGAGCTGccttaattccatttttattttgcgTTTTACAATtgcctttcatttattaaaagtgGAACCTGTCAGTTGATACAATTCAGTTTTGACCtgtggcatttaaaatttttcttccccTCAAAATTGAAGCAAAATCCATGATGGTATCAGTCCAAGAGTGTTGCTGTTACCAAGCCCCATAGACCAATAATGTAAACTAtgagggaaaatataaaatttcatatttctgCCTAAGAAAATTTAGGTACTGAGTAAGAATTGTGCTATTTCGCTATTAATATACTTCATTGAAGGTAACTTTtctaatgaaacaaaaatatgtgtttcTCTTACAAggtaaaaaaagtatataaaaatttagAACTCAATATTCTGGAGAAAACCAGTGGTCAGTACTTTTGATTTGGGTTATCTGAAACTACATTTTACATgaatttaaatagatatttggTGTTTTTACCTTGTTAAAAGACAGTTTCAAAATTTGATCAGTTTTCTAGATTACGGAAGATGAGGAAAATATACtaagtttctaaaaattttcaTAAGCCTCTCATACCTGtcatgcactttttaaaatattaaattctaaaaatttaatattttaaatataagtatattctaaatataaatttaatgcataCCATGAATCACTTGGCTTCTGAATTTGAcacattacatagatttaagaaattaatttcaattacAAGTAAACATTTGAGTTATCAGAAAGccaatttattaaacattttatatttatgttttctataagttttgagttttaaaattttataaattataccacattttgttgttgttgtagtttcACAGTAGTCCTTTTCCTTCCTAATGAACGTAGAAAATTCAGTATTGTTCTGGTATTTCCCCATCCCATTTTTCCCACAGACTGATTTATTTTACTGCCTGATCTTTGGACATTAAATTATCAGTTCCACAAAGTCATTTCTACTGCTGATCAAACTCCATGGTGACTCTTATTTCTGCCATGCATTAGTTatgacttgttttttgttttaaactacaCCTGTAATAAAGTTAATGTATTTTCTATTGGTATTGATttctttaattgtattttctctgAGGTCCTAGTCATAGGAGCCAACTAGAGGACATAATAAAACTACATAATTCTTACAAACTAGAGAAATCGTCACCATATCACAGCACACTCAACATTTTCACAATAAATTGCCACCAGTGGGATAGACTTAATTGAATACTTTGAAATATTGCCTTATATTTCCATCAAA encodes the following:
- the MYNN gene encoding myoneurin isoform X3; protein product: MAESPSTRAAVSTRGVLRKGRIMGEDKQLQAPGCSAQFGSWKEACDAALPVLSPKCGPSARRRLSGDQNAENEEHRRGAVSEPSGLVSLTLVISGGEGAWHASECSLWGPVCSAQTGAGPPRSYSLQGYLWMPGAGCDVVVEDRRGGAWRGDVLPRWRRESEEIVIPVGLFNWNVKEIHQAADYLKVEEVVTKCKIKMEDFAFIANPSSTEISSITGNIELNQQTCLLTLRDYNSREKSEVSADLVQANPKQVALAKKSSQTKRKKKAFNSQKTGQNKTVQYPSDVLENASVELFLDATKLSTPVIEQVAQRNDNSELELTSVVENTFPAQDIVQTVTVKRKRGKSQPNCALKEHSMSNIASVKNSYELESSGEELDQRYSKAKPMCNTCGKVFSEASSLRRHMRIHKGVKPYVCHLCGKAFTQCNQLKTHVRTHTGEKPYKCELCDKGFAQKCQLVFHSRMHHGEEKPYKCDVCNLQFATSSNLKIHARKHSGEKPYVCDRCGQRFAQASTLTYHVRRHTGEKPYVCDTCGKAFAVSSSLITHSRKHTGEKPYICGICGKSFISSGELNKHFRSHTGERPFICELCGNSYTDIKNLKKHKTKVHSGADKILDSSVEDHPLSEQDSIQKSPLSETLDVKPSDMTLPLALPLGTEDHHVLLPVTDNQSPTSDTLLRSTVNGYSEPQLIFLQQLY
- the MYNN gene encoding myoneurin isoform X1; the protein is MAESPSTRAAVSTRGVLRKGRIMGEDKQLQAPGCSAQFGSWKEACDAALPVLSPKCGPSARRRLSGDQNAENEEHRRGAVSEPSGLVSLTLVISGGEGAWHASECSLWGPVCSAQTGAGPPRSYSLQGYLWMPGAGCDVVVEDRRGGAWRGDVLPRWRRESEEIVIPVGLFKTRVKFHSDIKMQYSHHCEHLLERLNKQREAGFLCDCTIVIGEFQFKAHRNVLASFSEYFGAIYRSTSENNVFLDQSQVKADGFKKLLEFIYTGTLNLDSWNVKEIHQAADYLKVEEVVTKCKIKMEDFAFIANPSSTEISSITGNIELNQQTCLLTLRDYNSREKSEVSADLVQANPKQVALAKKSSQTKRKKKAFNSQKTGQNKTVQYPSDVLENASVELFLDATKLSTPVIEQVAQRNDNSELELTSVVENTFPAQDIVQTVTVKRKRGKSQPNCALKEHSMSNIASVKNSYELESSGEELDQRYSKAKPMCNTCGKVFSEASSLRRHMRIHKGVKPYVCHLCGKAFTQCNQLKTHVRTHTGEKPYKCELCDKGFAQKCQLVFHSRMHHGEEKPYKCDVCNLQFATSSNLKIHARKHSGEKPYVCDRCGQRFAQASTLTYHVRRHTGEKPYVCDTCGKAFAVSSSLITHSRKHTGEKPYICGICGKSFISSGELNKHFRSHTGERPFICELCGNSYTDIKNLKKHKTKVHSGADKILDSSVEDHPLSEQDSIQKSPLSETLDVKPSDMTLPLALPLGTEDHHVLLPVTDNQSPTSDTLLRSTVNGYSEPQLIFLQQLY
- the MYNN gene encoding myoneurin isoform X4, translated to MPGAGCDVVVEDRRGGAWRGDVLPRWRRESEEIVIPVGLFKTRVKFHSDIKMQYSHHCEHLLERLNKQREAGFLCDCTIVIGEFQFKAHRNVLASFSEYFGAIYRSTSENNVFLDQSQVKADGFKKLLEFIYTGTLNLDSWNVKEIHQAADYLKVEEVVTKCKIKMEDFAFIANPSSTEISSITGNIELNQQTCLLTLRDYNSREKSEVSADLVQANPKQVALAKKSSQTKRKKKAFNSQKTGQNKTVQYPSDVLENASVELFLDATKLSTPVIEQVAQRNDNSELELTSVVENTFPAQDIVQTVTVKRKRGKSQPNCALKEHSMSNIASVKNSYELESSGEELDQRYSKAKPMCNTCGKVFSEASSLRRHMRIHKGVKPYVCHLCGKAFTQCNQLKTHVRTHTGEKPYKCELCDKGFAQKCQLVFHSRMHHGEEKPYKCDVCNLQFATSSNLKIHARKHSGEKPYVCDRCGQRFAQASTLTYHVRRHTGEKPYVCDTCGKAFAVSSSLITHSRKHTGEKPYICGICGKSFISSGELNKHFRSHTGERPFICELCGNSYTDIKNLKKHKTKVHSGADKILDSSVEDHPLSEQDSIQKSPLSETLDVKPSDMTLPLALPLGTEDHHVLLPVTDNQSPTSDTLLRSTVNGYSEPQLIFLQQLY
- the MYNN gene encoding myoneurin isoform X2 yields the protein MAESPSTRAAVSTRGVLRKGRIMGEDKQLQAPGCSAQFGSWKEACDAALPVLSPKCGPSARRRLSGDQNAENEEHRRGAVSEPSGLVSLTLVISGGEGAWHASECSLWGPVCSAQTGAGPPRSYSLQGYLWMPGAGCDVVVEDRRGGAWRGDVLPRWRRESEEIVIPVGLFKTRVKFHSDIKMQYSHHCEHLLERLNKQREAGFLCDCTIVIGEFQFKAHRNVLASFSEYFGAIYRSTSENNVFLDQSQVKADGFKKLLEFIYTGTLNLDSWNVKEIHQAADYLKVEEVVTKCKIKMEDFAFIANPSSTEISSITGNIELNQQTCLLTLRDYNSREKSEVSADLVQANPKQVALAKKSSQTKRKKKAFNSQKTGQNKTVQYPSDVLENASVELFLDATKLSTPVIEQVAQRNDNSELELTSVVENTFPAQDIVQTVTVKRKRGKSQPNCALKEHSMSNIASVKNSYELESSGEELDQRYSKAKPMCNTCGKVFSEASSLRRHMRIHKGVKPYVCHLCGKAFTQCNQLKTHVRTHTGEKPYKCELCDKGFAQKCQLVFHSRMHHGEEKPYKCDVCNLQFATSSNLKIHARKHSGEKPYVCDRCGQRFAQASTLTYHVRRHTGEKPYVCDTCGKAFAVSSSLITHSRKHTGERPFICELCGNSYTDIKNLKKHKTKVHSGADKILDSSVEDHPLSEQDSIQKSPLSETLDVKPSDMTLPLALPLGTEDHHVLLPVTDNQSPTSDTLLRSTVNGYSEPQLIFLQQLY